DNA sequence from the Acanthochromis polyacanthus isolate Apoly-LR-REF ecotype Palm Island chromosome 5, KAUST_Apoly_ChrSc, whole genome shotgun sequence genome:
ACTAGCAGCCTATATATGTTTgggaataaatgcatttttacagtattttattgACCATACTGCACTGCATGATCTTCGCCCGGTAACATCTTTATTGATCTGTATTCCTGTATTGCACAGCACATCCACAAAGTTGGGGGATTCACAAGAAACAGatttaaaagaagcaaaaaaaatgcacaaaaattaATGTGGCAGAAGCTGAGATATCTTGACAAAacactacatttcccataatgcagctTCTTTAATGCATCTTTCTGTTTAGTACACCTGTCTGTGTTACTTCATTCCCCTTCATGATGCAGGCTCTATGTAAACAATGGCATCAGCTTCAAAGCTAGAAAACACCAATAATCTTATTTGGATTTAGAGATGAGCACCTAGAGATTTCACAACCTTTTCTACACACTGTCAGAATACGCATGATAGTTAATCTGATCTTTCTTTGTACAACTGCTGGATTGTCCTGTTCAGTAATCAGCAGTGTGGAATtggcactgaaaaaaaaatgcaagaaagcaGTTCAGTGTTAATATGCAGTAACTGATGATGAGATAATCACAGTATTTTTGCAACTAGTGTGCAGCTACAAAGTGTAAAGTACgttgtttacttttttttgacatatttggaCATGCTAATTTGTGATCCACAAAACAGTAGACATGTCTGGTCCACACCATAGATAGTTTTTCAGGAGAATACTGACTTTGAAGCGTGGTGGTAAAGTTATGGTTATGGGTTGTTATTCTGCCAAGAACTGGACAGCTTGCAGTCTTTGACTGACCTATGATTTTTTCATATTAAAGAGTGCTTGAAGATAATACGAGGAAATCTGTCTGAAAGTTGAAGCTGAAATGGAATTGGACCCTTCAACAGCATCATGATCCTATACAAATCTACTGAGGAATGgctcaaaaagaagaaatggggTTTAGGAAAGTCCAAAATTTCTTGTGGAGGGATTTGAAACAAGGAGCATAAGTCAATCCTCAGACATTTTaggactaaaaaaaaatttgcattgAAGCATTGAAAAAACAAAGGTATGTCAGACAACAGTGGACAGTCAAAATGCCAATAAGAGGTTTTTTCTGCTGAAGAAGCTTCTGGGGCCAGGGTACTCTTAGTTTTTCCCACAGAAGACAGTTACATCTATTGGCATTTTTGGCCAATAAattcaattgttccttgtggtTGTGTTCACATACATCACCTTCATCTGCTGGCACTCTATCAAAGAGGATCAAATgtttacaaaaattgaaaattacTGGTTGACAACCGTGAAGCAACACATTTGTCAttgaaatgagcaaaaatctttgcttttttattCTTCAGTCAACAACTTTAGATGATTTAAATCTTTTTGTTAATTGGGGGAAACTGGCTTGCTGTGAAAAGATATGTGGTGCAGCTAAACCCTTTACATCTTCAGTTGCAACATTGATGGAGCATTTCCTAAGAGAAAGCCAGCATGGCTCAGTGTGTCACACTGCCCTGCTTTTCCCCTCTCTGTGTGCTTCGCTGCAGCAGTCTGCTGACAAGGACTGTCAAATAACTTCCTGCAAGTGCAACTGTGTGCTCCATATTTGATCCTACAGCCtcccaaaatgtgttttttgtcacagtCTCAGAGGAATGTAAACTGACATATAGGCCCGGGATAATTCCTCTTGCTAAAACATTGCATTTTGATCTGTGTCGGGAGATCCCCATCTGCCTTTGCACCAAATTCTCAGGAAATCTGTGAGCAACTGTCAGCCTGTGACAACTGTAAAGCTGGGAGAGAGCCCAGGAGAAATCTGCAGCAGAACCTTTCAGTTCTCACCAGGCAATCTCCACTCCAACTTCTAATTTCCTGAGCAAATGTTACTCACCACTACTTGGCCTTGGAGTGTGCCTGATAAAAAGCTGGGGTGGGTTTGAGAATAATGTGAAAAAGCTGCGTCTAACTAGGCCACGGAAACTTTAACAGCATCCACTTACAGAACTTTACAGGAGGAATGATCATCACATGGTCCACCAAGAACAGATTAGCTTCCTTCAGGAGGATAATGAAGATCTTTCTTTGTGGAAATACAACATTTACAGTTGTCTTTACAACATAGTTATTCAGGAGTCTGCTTAATGTgcacaatgtcatgttttgattcaataattgaTGACTTTACACAGAGAAGCTTGTTTATTATTTAACTGTTACCAACCAGAATATgataaatgttaaattaaataaGGCGTATGTTTTAAAGAGTTTTCATTCTGGACAGCGTTAGATCACACATGCCTCTCAAATAAACTGATGAATCAAGTGTAAACTTGGGCATGAAGTGCTACACAATATAAACCATGCAAATTTGCTTTTGACAAATCCTAAACTGTGCTTGCAGCGTCTGAAACCGAGCTCAAATTATGACTTGACTGTGTTATATTTGCCAACCTGACCAGGATTAATGgcaaaaatgtttagttttaccCCAGTTTTTGAGTAAAAAAATATGTCTTAATGCACAGTTGTAATGCacttgagcattttttttttaacctgtgaCAATAACAACAAGATAGTTAATAGAAGCAAGATGCTAGTAGCTTTGGTGTGTGATATTGCATGAGATAGTCGATTAGCCTATAGCAGAGGCAGTTTGTTTAAAGTCATTTGGTTCCCAGTGCACCACACCCCActttttatgaaacagactgttTAGGGTCATTAACATAATAACAGCATTATTCCTGAGAGCCTGCCACTGTTGACTAGAGCTGTGCTGGTTGCTTCTCCTCCTTTGGGAGATATAGAGATTAAGACAATGTAAGCTTGATTCAGATTTGTAATGGAACACAATAAACAGTGAAAGCATAACATCCCACCGGACAGTTTTAAGCAGTTTGTTCGGAGTGTGCTTAATTTATTACATGAACAAATCTGCTGAACATGGAGGATCTAAGTGTACCTGGGTGCACAGTATGGATTTAACTGAGAGGAACTTCCTCAGCTAACAGAAAGCGGTTTGGAAATTCACTTAAGCTTCAGCATTTTCAGTCAATTTCCTTCATTGAAACATTCGGATGATAAGGTATACctgtcatttttactgtttcataGTTCGTATTTTGCAATTTCTGTCAGGTTTTCACATTAATTGAACTTTTAAATGCTACTATAGAGAATTGTGTATATATACAATAAAGATATATAACAAAGATAATACGTGTGTGGCTTtatatgtttgtttgtgcagcaaTATTTAAAACCCACATACCTGTACACTACCATCTGCTCCGAATGGCACAATATTAATCATTTATGTACATTATAATTTCATTGTTTACAGTGGGAATTCAAGCTTTACATTAGCTACACTGGTCTGTTTGGGAAGAACACACAGGATATTAGCTACGAGCTAGCGGCAACTGTAGACTACtgtacatgtaaataaacctgaAATTGCTATTTTACTGCCCTTTAAGTAATGTTatgtgatgtgatttttttagaTTCAAtatgtgggtgttttttttttgtttttttttttacagctgtcTTACCAGCAAAACAAGGTGGCTGGTAACAGTTTGACTAGGCTGTGTGCACTTGGTTAAACCAGTGCTAATTTCTGCGGACAATAGTTCTGCCTCCTAAACATCAAGTCTTAAGTTGGACATGCCTAAATGCAGTCTTTTCGGGGGTTGATGAAactattgtttttttctcttaaatattgtgaaatgcagataaacatttaatgtttttgctGTGTTGATTTTAATGCTAAGTAACAACACATGAAAAGTGTCCGTTGACTCATTAGTTGGGGTTTGTTAATCTGCTAATTTTCCATTTTAGGTAACAAGTTACAGACTTACTTCACCTCAATGTCAAAATCTGCACTTCTCAACAGCATGTGGAAGCTGGAGTTGCTGTTTTCTGGGATAAGCTTTGATTATACTCCTGTGCAGATGTGCAAACAGACAGCTGCAGCCACCCACATATGCCTAGTTAAGTGAGACAATGCATAAACATTGATATTCCTTGGGTTTATTCTTATTGTAGACTCTTCAGACAGGATCTTTGCCACCTAACTATACCTACAGGTCTGAGAAAAACCCAAATTAGATAGCAACATGCACAGCTCAATCAGGAGTGATGTGTTATGTCTTTTCGCAGTCATATGTTTTGTACAAagtttgtaaaaagaaaatgcatcagAAGTccccattgaaatgaatgggaagcAGACAACTACCAAAGCCCAGCCATCTTTGGAGTCATACTTTACAGTAGAAACTTCACTCGAAGTTTAAACTGGTCACAAGGCTTTTAATGCTATTCATCTCAGTCCGTGTTTTGCTCTCTTTTATGGTTTTTACACAGTTACAGTTTAAGTTTTATGAGCTTTTGTAACTGATgattttcattctgtttatttgttcagatttttttaaaataaagtgcagttAACCGTGTCTCTCTTTCACAAATGTTATTCTATATGAacaatttatacataaaaatgtTGGCATTTTTGTCCTCGTTCACTCAGTGTGAGTGTAATTGCTGTGGGAGCtaccccccttttttttcttttttctttttacaaatccCACTAAGACATGAGTCGTGCATTCCAGCTGGTCAGCACCTGTGCGAGGAGCATCTCCAGGGAGATCCAGACTCTGTGTCTGCAGGGCTTCTCCAAAGACAGCAATAAGGGTCCTCCCGTTCACACTAAAAGCTCCAACATCCAAATCTAGAAACAGAAACTTGCCATTTACAGCATCCAGAAGTCTTCCAGAGTTACTGCAAGGCATAACAAATGCCTGCCACCAATGATATTTCAAGGACATGCTGTACTTTGCAGTAATACCAAAAAACACACTTCAGCATGTGCATCAGCTTTACCCAAATGAAGCTAGTGTTGGTTTGAGTTTTTAATGCCTACTTGAAGactttaaaacttaaaaaatccAGGAGCTTTTACTTGAATTTAACTACAACAGTATTACTTTATTTAACTTATCAAACTGAACTAACATTGGCGGTCAGCGCAAACTTGCATTTggtttctgtttgattttaatgTTAGAACCAGTCAGTGGCATCTCCAAGATGGTGCCACAACCAGCCCTGACATCTCACTGGATCTCACTACCCAAGATCTGATTGGTCAAATTTATTCACTGGAAATCTAATGTCCTAATTTCAGTGCATGCAACTCCTGTATCTGAGAGCAAGTGAAAGCAGCATTAGATGACTGTAAACAATGAGTCTGAAGATATCACAGAGCACAAAAGACAGTTTTACCTCAAAACGTTAACCAGAACTGaagttctgtttgttgtttccagctgttgatatgagtctttcctctgagttagTTAAATAAATATCCGCAATTTcgaacagcagcaggatccagatGAGGATCTATGAAGAGGAGGGAGGTGTGTGcatttacacaacaaaacacaacagcaacttCATTAAATACTTGTAATTATAAATTATCATCAGCATGGATTCATCTGGATCAgaaaaagtaatattttattataacagtctgatttttgtccaatgtcgtttttttttttaaataaatcatattttcGTTGtatcaaatttattttattaggGAGATCTTTCTCTCTCATATTGCTGCATTTTTGCAGTATTGACAAATTGTGTTCCTGGATATGTACACATTTTCTTCTACCATAAGTTGCTCTGCTAGATAAATCCTCCTCACTatggacagatttttttaattataggAGTCACAAATAAACAATCGATGTTTCGACTATGGGTGAACTTTTCCCCCTCAAATACTCAGCAGCATCTGGTCTCCTGTGGTCACCCTCATAATTAAAATATTGACTATGTTAGTCTATGCACTTAacatatttaactgtaaaacaagaaaactaaACTTTGCGGTTTCTGTGATGCTGTTGCAGCATCTGTTGGAGAAATGCtgaaactcagttttgctcatCGTTTTATGTGCCACCTTGAGGTTTTAATTTGACCAACCCCATGAAAAATGCCTAGAGGCACCACTGCAATTAGTTCGATCAGTGTTCTTGCTCATATTGACAAGATCTATCCTTCTCTGTCCACTAAAGTGTTTCCTTATTTCTCCTAAAGTGAGATTTGTGAATTTTCTCAAGGGTAAACTGTGATCATATCCACAGAAGGGCAATGCTGAAGGTAACAAAAAGATATAAATTCAGTAATAATACACAGGAGCCACATGTGCAAATCTGTGTTTGGTGTGAGGTGAAATAAAACCATCTACAGACCAGTGTGCACTTCCGGTTGTACAAACAGAAGTGACTGCTGTGGCTTTCACAGTCTGCCGCTGTCATGCAGAAACCATGAATTAGTGCATGACTGCCCTCTGCTGTTCCTgctgacacaaagcaaccatcTAAAATCCAGATTTAATGCTTATCTTTCTTTTAGCTGtatcatttacaacattttaaaagcatttaatttttatttttgtatttagttCACACCTTTAAGGTGTGATTTACCGATATTTCACTAATTCACTTGCAAAACAGCACTTTGAATGAGTGCATCATAACTTACAAAACAAAGCCGAAACTGTGACAGATCTTATCTCTATTTCCAAATTAGTCAAATGACTCTTTGGTTTAAGTGTGTCATCAGGCACTTGCCCGTCACTGTTCGTAAGTCACGGAGATAAAAATAGAGGTTTCACAATGCTTTAGGGGAATTGGATGGTGTCATAGAAAACAAACcgtgaaaaacagtcagtgtCACACATTACATACAGTATGTTTTCTGACATCACCTCTTTCAATGAAACATGACTGACTGATGATGTCATGTCTGTGAAATTTTTTGGCATGTGGCTTTCCCATGCACATGTGAAGCAGAGAAGAGAAATCGTGATCAGGCTTGTTTGACATTATTCTGTCAAGTGTAACTTCATGCGAATCGGGCACTAAATAGTGGTGGCAGATAGCAATCTTTTAAAGTAGCTTCCATTTATGTGACTTGCTAGGGACATGGGGGTTTTGTGGTGTCTGACACTGTCTGTTGTAGCAGAGTGTTGCATAACACTTTTGTCACCAGCCACACCTTTCCGCGCCCCCTGACAAGTGGTAGTTACAGCTAAGCCGGGCTCAGAGCTATAAGTGAGTTGCCAGCAGCTATGGAGTAAATTATCTACAGGACAGCTCAACAGAAACATGCTGTGGACTATATTTCTACTTCTTAATGGACTGCTTATACTAATTCTCATTTACTCCTCTCGCACAAGGTAAATAATATTTTGATTTCTGCAGATGTAAAATTAGTACCAAAGGGTCTTTTCATAGGTTGTATGTGCCTGAAGTGTTGTAAAACACTGCATTAGAACATTTTTCAAGTGCTGGAATTTAGGAAAACTTTACAGCtgttattttctgaaaataagAATCTTTAACCTTAATCAAAAGCAATAGAAAACAGTATTAGATTTattcaaattaattaaattgtttaaattgTATCATAAACTGGATAACCTGAGAGCCAAGTAATTACATACTATCTGGGTGCAAATGTTCTGGGCAGTGAGTACCAGGTTGAGTTCCTGACTAGCTGGATctttatttcatgtcattccTCCTGCTCTCTCACTTATTTGTCGGGTTTCACTTTCtaacaaaagtgaaaaatgccccccaaaaatcctaaatattGTTGTATCACTGATGAAATTAAACACACAGAACTTTAGTATTTCGTGTTGTTTTTAAACAACAGAACACACCGAAACTCAAAGTGATTTTGCTGCTTTATACTGTGACCTACATGCCTTTATGGTTTTGTAACCACAGAAATGAAGCTCTTTTGACTTCATGTAAATGCCAAACCTGTTGGGTGAGATTcatgaatgtgtgaaatgtagATAAGCAAAACGCTATCACACTGTTGCAAATTAAATGCGTTTCCTTGTatctgacagacaaaaaaatgagccTCCTCTGGACAAAGGTTTCCTTCCGTGGCTGGGGCATGCTCTGGAGTTTGGAAAAGATGCTGCAAAGTTTTTGGGGcggatgaaagaaaaacatggagATATATTCACAGTAAGTTCTAAAAATGACTGCGAACATTTGATTCTCAACTTGAGCAAATATTCATATGCAATTGGTTTGAAGAGGAAAGGTCAGAGTGGGTTGTTTGcatcaaaaaacaagaaatctgAAATGACTAATCAGGAGCTAAAAGGCATTAGAACAAAGTGCATGTGCATGACTGCAGCAATACATCACTTTTAAAAGAACATTCATGTGTGAGGTGGCTCTAAGTTAATTAGTCTGTCATAATACTTTTAATCTGAATTAATCTGAAATTAGCTGTGTGGAGGCCACCACAACATGTTCTTTTTCCAGTTGCTTAATCCACAAAAGGAGGCATTTTCAGGTAGAAGAACTCTAATAAGAGCCAGTTCAAAGTAGTGACTGTTTGAACAACTGAAACGATGTCTTCACAGGTCCGTGTTGCTGGTCATTATGTGACAGTGCTATTAGACCCGAACTCCTTTGATAGCGTGCTGAATGACACAGTCTGCTTCGACTTCTCCCGTATCAAAAACCAGCTTTTGAAAAGGATCTTCAGTCTGCAGCTGCCAAACGTCCAACCTACATCAGAGAGAAATTGGATGAAACAGTAATGAATGCATCTTTAGTCcacagactttctgcttcatgaattgacatattttaaataagtgttgaaaatgttgaTATAACAACATTACTTTGCTTTCCTTAGGCATTTTCAAGGCCTCAGTCTCTTCAAGTTCAGCAGCTGTATGAATACTCACCTTCAGAACCTGCTCCTCAGTAACAACAAAGGCTGTGGCCCTTCAGAGTGGAGACAGGATGGACTCTTTAGCCTCTGTTACAGTCTTCTTTTCAGGTAACTTGCAGCATTTTAATCTAGAAAAATGctcaaaacaaaaagataaagcCAAGAgtttttaactttaatattGTTCTCAGGGCTGGATATCTTACATTGTTCGAGAGGAGAGACAATAGTGCAGAAGTCTACAAAGAGTTCCGCAAGTTTGATGATCTTCTCACCAAATTGGCTCGTTGCATGCTCAAAAGAGGCAAGCCGTACAGTAGTAAATGAAACTgaagtttgttttgcttttaggAGCCAATCTAGCTTTACATCTATACAGCACAGTCAAGTAACTGTGAATTTATGCCAACAGAGGAAAGGAAGGCAGCCAACTCCTCCCGGGAGCGACTGTGGGAGCTGCTGTCCCCAGGCTGCCTCAGCGGGGGGTCGCAGGGAAACTCCTGGCAGCAGAGTTACCATCGCTTCCTGCAGGAGGAGGGGATAgatgcagaaatgcagaaaaaagccgcgctgctgcagctgtggaccacacaggtgagagctgttttattgtctgtctCTCCCCCACACAatacaaaaaccacaaacacacacactcacacaccaggCCTCGAGGTGATACCAAGACATACAAACTTTCCACGCCCTGGATGAATGCTTGAATTCCTCGCCATGGTGCTCAGAGCTGCCAACAATGCATTAGTGAGACAGAGTGGATTCCTCACTGCTAAGTTACTCAGAGCGACCTGCCTCAACCGGTAGCTCAGAGGGGATATTTGCCAATTTTGGTCATGTGAATCAGTCTCCACGTCAGCTTGTCTTACTTGAAATTCAGTAATTACACGTGTAAACAGTGTGCAGGAAAACTGAACTGTGAGTTGCTTCCTCTTTTTTCGTGCGTCACACAGTATACCTGGAAATCGTGCTCATGTTTTCTCTGCTTGCTACAGTGCAACTCCTCACAGTGTTGTGTAACATGTGTGCATGGATACAGAGGTTGTTTAAATACAACAATTAATCTCTCTTGGATACTCTGTCCAGTGCAGAATTCCCTCTTAGGTTAATCAGTAACCCTGTTATTGTCTATAAAATCTTGTTTAAAtctaatttatttagtttaggATGGCTATGGTAAAAGAGGTTGGCTTTATTAGCAATATTGACACAGGTGTCAATTCAATACAGAATTGTTGTCCAGTCCACTCCAGACATGTTCAGAGCATTACTGGTAGCATTACTTCTTGCTTCCAGTTGGGGGAGATAGCAAGCTGTCTTTGTGCCTGCTTTAATCTATGCTACATTTCATCTGTAATAGTTCTAGTCCTTTGCTAACCTGACGGTCTCCTTTCAACAAAGGGTGTTTACCCTTTAACATCCATGCACAGCATTTAAGCGAGAACAAACCTCTGTCAGACCACCCACCGCAGGCTCTCATAGCTCTCTGCTTGTTTGGGAAAAGACCGCCAGTCCTCAAGCATCTTTGTTTGTGCGTTTTTTCATGTCTGCTCGGATATTGGAGCACACAGTCTCAGTCTTGGTTGGAAACTGGAGCACCACTGCAGAGAATAGTCGGATTAGATGTGAGACTAGTCAGAGGTGCCAGAGTGAATGTTGGTTATCGAAAGATTGACGTATTTCAGAGCAAAGTGTAATGCTAGGATTTCACTCAAGCCATTTATAACATCATCATGAATCCTGCACAAGCTTGAGGTTGCTGCCCTCTTTCCATCTGCAAGCAATCAATGTTATTGACTGAAACATATATATGGGctgaaatgaatttattagtTATTTACCCTTTAGGGGCGATCAGGATGtaatgtgttgttgtgtctcatCCTCACacgttttttaaataaaaagaatctCTGATTACATCAAAGGTTAGACAAATCTGATGCCACAGTCAAACTGAAATATGTAGTTGGAGCCTGCAGCTGTTTAGATTAGCCTAGCATTTAGACTGTAAATAGGGGAAACATCTTGACTGGTTCGGTAGCAGAAACTTTAGCATCATTTGCTTCATTCATACAACTaaagtgtaaaattacagaagcTTCATATTAAGTCTACTGACATTTGCTTCCTGAAATTGAAAATCTTTTGCTGTCAGAATCCCCATGCTGTTGGCATAGACACACTCATTTCATTATCTGAGGTGACAGATCTGATGATCTGAAGCTCTAAGAGGGCAGAAAGACAATGTGACACACCTTTTACTTTCTTTTGGGCATTTGCCCCAGCTGTCAGTGTAGAGCTGACCTGATGTGCAGACAAACAGCTCCCCTAACCCATAACAATTACGGTCTGACAGGCTCAGGTGTCTCTCCCTGAGATGCTGGCAGCATTGTCTTCAAAGCGTGCACTTATTTACTAGTCTCTCTTCATGTCAGTCACattcagacagcagcagtgcagaaaaataacaggaaatattaatttgaaatGTTCTCAGTTGCAGATAAATAAT
Encoded proteins:
- the ptgis gene encoding prostacyclin synthase, which encodes MLWTIFLLLNGLLILILIYSSRTRQKNEPPLDKGFLPWLGHALEFGKDAAKFLGRMKEKHGDIFTVRVAGHYVTVLLDPNSFDSVLNDTVCFDFSRIKNQLLKRIFSLQLPNVQPTSERNWMKQHFQGLSLFKFSSCMNTHLQNLLLSNNKGCGPSEWRQDGLFSLCYSLLFRAGYLTLFERRDNSAEVYKEFRKFDDLLTKLARCMLKREERKAANSSRERLWELLSPGCLSGGSQGNSWQQSYHRFLQEEGIDAEMQKKAALLQLWTTQCNAGPAAFWLLGFLLTHPEAMEAVKSEIRGLSALQDTSLQHPLISLLEAHSTPVFDSVLSETLRLTAAVMINREVVQDKILRLANGQEYHLRRGDRVCLFPFISPQTDPQIHQEPQVFKYDRFLNEDMTVKDTFYKDGKMLKYGTMPWGAGRNSCVGKEFAVTTIKQFVFLLMTHLDLEMCNPKAKLPPVNPSRYGFGMLQPDGDLQVRYRLKRTQHEI